The following are encoded in a window of Schistocerca nitens isolate TAMUIC-IGC-003100 chromosome 9, iqSchNite1.1, whole genome shotgun sequence genomic DNA:
- the LOC126203919 gene encoding fatty acid-binding protein, muscle-like, with translation MVKQFSGKTYELDLDSQQNIEAMFEVYGVSDPSHKQVALKTKSRVTLTVDGDKYTETTQTGDHKSSVTFCLGEEFAEEILGHKWKSSVSLKDDHTLLKVEKGEDGNTVTLEKSFSPQQLVVTYTFGSVTAKRIYNAV, from the exons ATGGTGAAGCAGTTCTCTGGGAAGACCTACGAGCTGGACCTGGATAGCCAGCAGAATATTGAGGCCATGTTTGAGGTCTACG GGGTGTCAGACCCATCCCACAAGCAGGTGGCCCTGAAGACGAAGTCTCGAGTGACATTGACCGTGGATGGCGACAAGTACACAGAGACAACCCAAACAGGGGACCACAAGAGCAGCGTCACGTTCTGCCTGggagaggagtttgcagaggagatCCTGGGCCACAAGTGGAAGAGCTCCGTCTCGCTCAAGGACGACCACACGCTGCTCAAGGTCGAGAAAGGCGAGGATGGCAACACCGTGACCCTAGAGAAGAGCTTCAGCCCTCAGCAGCTGGTCGTG ACTTACACCTTCGGAAGCGTCACGGCAAAGAGAATCTACAATGCTGTTTAA